In Ruminiclostridium josui JCM 17888, the genomic window ATATGCTGCGTCAAGAAACGGAAAACTTATCTATGAACTGTACTGTGATAGTACACAAAAATCAGGTGGGGAGGTTAATTGATGGGTAAAACGGCAGCAGTCTTATCAGAGGTCAAGAACTCTGGTAAGTCGGTTTTTACGTATATTATGGCAAACCAAATCAGGAGAATGGTATCACAGGATACAAAAATACTGGTTTGCTGTCTCAATTCCAAATTCAGCCTTCTTTATAAGCTGCTGGGTATAAATGAGTCTTCTCCAGGAATTGAGGAATTAATTAATATTCAAGAATCGGAATGTGGATATAACCCCGGGGAGCTGACAGATATTATTCCAAAATCAAATGGAATATACTTTCTGGGAAGCTATAATACTACAAATTCCTATGTTAGGCGTTATACAGACAGCTTTTCAGCACTTATTGACAATCTTGAAAAAACTTTTGATTTAATCATATTTGATACTGTTTCAAGTAAAGAAAATATTATGACAAATATAGTTTTTCAAAAATCCTTAATGCTCATAAATCTTTTCGTTCAGGATGCAGAAAGTGTGAATATGCTTAAATCCACTATGGAATACAAATCAGAACACAAGCAGAAAGAAGTATATCTTATGTCCAAGTATAGAAATATTTACCCCAGAGTAAGTGACATTAAGCGAAGGTTTTCTCTAAATAAGATATATAAGATGGACTATTGCACAACTTTGCAGGAGATGAAAAACAGAGATAGCCTTCATCTCTATTTACAAAGAGATACGGAATGCAATGATTCTGTAAAGCAGGTTTCCAAATATATTACTCAAGTGTTTAATCTTAAATTAATTGGTAAAGAGCAGGGGAGTAAAAAGGTTAATTATTTAAAAAGTATATTTGGCACAATTACGTAAACATATTTTACAAATTTAAAGGAGGTTAAACGGATGAGAATCTTACAAAAGTTATGTTTAAAGGAGTTAATGGACTATGTGGAAGAAGAATTAAGACTAAACGGACTTAATGGAATAAAAGAATCTCGGCAAGAAACCGCAGGTATCATTTTTGAAAATGCAAAACAGACTCAGAAACTTCTGGCTATGGACGGAAGCCCTAGGGCTAGGGAATTTATGCAAAACAGCATATATTTCTTACTTATAGAAAGGGGTGAAATCATTACTCAGGAAAATATTGATGGGCTATTGGAAGAGTATCATATAAATTATTATGAAAACATATATACGGGAGGAGATGAAAAATTAATATCAAAGCCAATTGACACAGAGCTTGCAGAGTACCTAAGTCGGTATTCCATAAATATAGACGATGATTTTGATATAAAGCTGCAGAAGCTTACTCAAATTATTTATCAGGAGTTATATGGATATGGCATACTTGATGAACTGATTTTCGACCCGGTACTTAATGAAGTAGCATGTACAAGGAGAGACTATATATGGCTCCAATACAAGGGTATCAAAAGACATATTCCTAATAAGGCTTTTTGCTTCGGCAGTGAGGAGAGCTATAGAAAATTAATAGAGAATAGATTGACATCAACTGCAAGAGAAGAAATGAATGCAGGAGCACCCCTTGTATATGCGGTTTTAAAAAACGGGGCGAGAGTAACTGCCCTGAGACCTCCATTATCAAAATACTATGTTGTAAATGTAAGGTTATTTGCACCCAAAACCCAGTTGATAAATTACAGAAATAGTTTTGTTGAAAACAGAATTGCCCGAATTATTGAACTTCTTGCGGGAAAGGGAAGAAGAAATGTAGCTATCATAGGTGAACAGGGTTCAGGAAAGACTACAGCGGCTGACGAGCTAATAATAAAGCAGCTTGATGCGGATATAAGTATAGGTTTGGCAGAAAATATACATGAACTGAATATCTCATCGAACTACCCGGGAAAAAATATAGTGGAATTGCAATATACAAAGGAATTTAAGCCATCGGATATAACAGAGGTTTTTTTCAGGCTAAACAGGGATATCGTGATATATGGTGAAGTCAGAAACTCATATGAGGCTTTTGAAATGATAAAGGCTATGCTTAGACAAGCCAGAGGAAGTCTTTTTACTTTTCATTCATCAAGTCCTAGACGCATGATCCATGACATAAGACAGTTGTTAATGCAGACAGGTTATTATACCGATTTTAGGGAGGCTCAGTTTGATGTAGCAGATGCGGTAGACCTTATAATACACATAAAACTGGACAGAGAGACGGGACAACGTTATGTATACAAGGTTTCAGAGGTTTTGGCTTGTGAAGAAAACATGACCTTTGAAATAAACGACCTTTTTGTTTTTGACATGGAAAGGGGAAAGTACATAACAACTAAGAATGGTCTTTCAAAGCAGCAGTTATTATCCTGCATGGAGTATGAATTTACAAAATCCGATGCAGAAGAATTGAGCAGGTTGTTTTGCGGGAGTAATTTCGACAGTGAATCTGGTGTCGCTGTGCCGGAGGGTGATACCCTATGAAGGACATAGAGATATTTTTGGGTATAATTTTAGACGTAATAAATGACTATCAACCTTATATTATTATGATTCTATTGGGACTGCTGCTTCTTTTGGCGGGTATAGGAACTTCTGTATATAAGGGAGTTTTAAAAGAAAATAAATATAAAATTAAAAAAACTAAGCCGGGAAGATTGGTTGAGTATTTAGAAATATTTACAAAAAAATTTCCACTAAAATATATTTCCAAAAGACTGGATAAGGTATTGGAATACCTGATTCTGGAGAAAACTACACAGAGAAAGCTTGTGGCAATATCTTCTGTTTTTATACCCATATTTGGTCTTTTGCTCTATCTCATAATTGAAGCAATTATGAAGCTTTGGTATACAAAGCTGATTGCACTTGTCTTATGTTTTATGGTACCGTACTATACCTTTACACTAGCTCTTGATTACATAAAATACAGTATAAAGCAAAGAATACCCTCCTTTATTGATTCCTTCAGAAGCGCCTTTGTTACGCACAACAGAATAAAACCCGCATTGCAGGAATGCTGTTCAAATGCCAATAAAAGTTTGTCTAGGATAATGCTAAGGGTATCGGACAGTTCAGATATCAATGACAGTCTTCGGGCTGTAAGGGATAAGATAAATGATACCTGGTTCAATATTTTTGTGACACTTCTTATAAATTACAGAGAGAATGGTGGGGAACTTATAAACCAGCTTTACAAGCTGAATAAGACAATAACCCGCTATAACAATATTGAGAAAAAGAAAAACAGGAGGCTTATCTGGTATGAATTTTTTACACTAGGTGCAAGTATATTCAGTCTGCCTGTAATTATGCTCATAAACAGAATGATTCTTGGAGCAAATATGAGGCTATATTACAATACAGCACAAGCAGCAGGAAAGATAGCAGTTTTTTCTCTTTCAGCTTTAATTATAGTGCGTGTACTTAGAAGACTATAAAAGGGAAGGGGGAGAAAATGAGGATATGTTATTTATTCTGTTGATTATTATTGGTGTTTTAGCTGTTTTTTGTGGATTAAGTTTTAAGGTTATTAAGATACCTAAAGATACTAAAAGAAAAAATATCACAAAGGTTATTGAAAGTGTGGAAGAAAATATTTTTATAAAAAAGTTTCTTAATATTCTTACAAAGAACAGAGACCTATGGTTAAACAGGTTTGAAGTACGTGTGCTTGAACTTAGCGAGATTGGAATTAGTTTAAAAAGGCTGTATTTAGTTAAGATATTATGTTTTTTATTATGTATCATTGCTTTATCCGCTGTAAGATATACAAATATGGTTTATGAGCAAAGATTTGTTATTGAAAATACTGAGAAAGAGGATTCACTTTTTTACAGTCCACAGTCACAGGATAATCAGCAATACCACTTCTATAGGACTGTTTTATCAAAAGCAGGAAAGGATGTGCTTGAAAACTCAGAAGATACAGAGTTATACCATCTAGTTCAAGAAAAAGTGGCTGAGACTTTGACTTCATCAGATAAACAGGAGATTGATGAAAAAACAGAGTGGTTTATAAATAAATGGGAAAATGTTAATAAAATAGGATTCTTTAAACCTGGATATCTATGGCTTATATTGATTTCATTATTTCTTCCGGATATTTTTCTTGTTATACGATGGCTTGTAAAAGGTGCTTTATATAAAAAAGAAATAATCAAGCTTGAATATATATTTGAACTCCTTGCTAGAATAGATGGAATAAAAACACTTGACATAATATACGAACTTGAAAAAGCTTCAAAAACATATCAATGTTGGTTTGGGCAATTTGGGGCTATATTCAGGTATGATAAAAAGAAAGGTTTTGAATACCTGAAAAGCAAAAATGTAAAAAGCCTTTCTAAATTCACTGACATTATGGAAATATATAGTCTACATGATAAGGAGATTGCATTACAAATACTGGACAGAGAGGCTATGGAGAGGGATGAGTCAATAATAATGTCAGCAGATGAAACATTGGACTTTATGGATTTAATAGCATTTATTAGTATTGTACCTTTAGTATATGAGCTGGCAAGACTTATGCTTAACCCATTGCTGGATATCGTTTATAAAGCCTTTGAATTTATATAAAGGGGAGAGGTATGAAACAGGTAATCATAACTATAATAATGCTGGCTATAGCACTGGCACTTGTGATAGGCGTGATAGTTCCATTAATAAGTCATGGGGCAGAAATGGGAAGCCATACAGTAAACAAGGGATACAGTGCACTTCCGCATATTGAAAGTATATTAAATTAGCATAGAAAGGGTAGAAAAGTATTATGAAAAAAATAATTATCTCTATAGCAATGTTTGCAATAGCAATGGCGCTTCTTGTTGCAGTAATTGTACCCCTTGCCAATCATGGCAGGGAGAACGGCATTAAGGTTGAAGGCCAGTTGGACACAGTAGACTCCCAGATAAACACCCTAAGCGGTACTATACGTTAATTGGGGGCATATATGAAAAATATACTAATTGCAATAATTATGTTTGCGTTATGTGTAGCTTTAGTGATTGGAACTGTAGTTCCCACATCAAAGCTTATATCGGATACAGGGGAAAAGGTTTATCAGTCTGTAAAAAAACTAAACGATAACATTAAAGATGATTGATTACGCGTAACTTGGGAGGATAGATGAACAAAATATATGCATTTCTTATTATAATTCCTTTAATTGCAGTTCTCTTTTACAAAACACTAACAT contains:
- a CDS encoding ATPase, T2SS/T4P/T4SS family, giving the protein MRILQKLCLKELMDYVEEELRLNGLNGIKESRQETAGIIFENAKQTQKLLAMDGSPRAREFMQNSIYFLLIERGEIITQENIDGLLEEYHINYYENIYTGGDEKLISKPIDTELAEYLSRYSINIDDDFDIKLQKLTQIIYQELYGYGILDELIFDPVLNEVACTRRDYIWLQYKGIKRHIPNKAFCFGSEESYRKLIENRLTSTAREEMNAGAPLVYAVLKNGARVTALRPPLSKYYVVNVRLFAPKTQLINYRNSFVENRIARIIELLAGKGRRNVAIIGEQGSGKTTAADELIIKQLDADISIGLAENIHELNISSNYPGKNIVELQYTKEFKPSDITEVFFRLNRDIVIYGEVRNSYEAFEMIKAMLRQARGSLFTFHSSSPRRMIHDIRQLLMQTGYYTDFREAQFDVADAVDLIIHIKLDRETGQRYVYKVSEVLACEENMTFEINDLFVFDMERGKYITTKNGLSKQQLLSCMEYEFTKSDAEELSRLFCGSNFDSESGVAVPEGDTL
- a CDS encoding type II secretion system F family protein, yielding MKDIEIFLGIILDVINDYQPYIIMILLGLLLLLAGIGTSVYKGVLKENKYKIKKTKPGRLVEYLEIFTKKFPLKYISKRLDKVLEYLILEKTTQRKLVAISSVFIPIFGLLLYLIIEAIMKLWYTKLIALVLCFMVPYYTFTLALDYIKYSIKQRIPSFIDSFRSAFVTHNRIKPALQECCSNANKSLSRIMLRVSDSSDINDSLRAVRDKINDTWFNIFVTLLINYRENGGELINQLYKLNKTITRYNNIEKKKNRRLIWYEFFTLGASIFSLPVIMLINRMILGANMRLYYNTAQAAGKIAVFSLSALIIVRVLRRL